The genomic segment TATCAAAATACACCTTCATAGCTCCAAATGAGCAGTTAAGATCAGCTTGTTCAAATTCATTTGTATTTATATATTTAATACAAGCTCCAAATGAATTTCTAAATATAATATTACCTTCATCTTCTATGTCGATTTTTTCGAATTTATAATCCTCATGAACATGCTTATGATGAATCCAGCTAACATGTTTATGAAAAATCATTGAAAGACCGATGCTACCAAATAACGCTGCCATAAGCACAGTCCAAGGAGTAATAGCTGTAATTCCTAATTGTTTAGCATAGATTATACAAATAAATGCAATTGGGAATAGAATACCTGAAAAGTTAAGATGAGGTATACTTTTTGCTATGATCACTACTAAAAAAACTGTTAATATTAAACTAAATGCATTTACACCTGGGAAGTATCCAAGTTTGCTTATAACCATAAAAATACCTGCTAGTATAAATAAAATTCCCCAGAAGACTCTTTCTTTTTTCATCATTATTTCCTCTTTTCTAATAATTTAATTTTTAATGGCTTGTAATAGTATCTTGAAACATACACTTGTTTGTGAGTGTTTTGAAATTCAACCCTGCTTGATGATGATATACTTTTTGTTATGGAGTAAATATGATTTGTATTTAGTATTGTTGATTTTGAAACTCTCATAAAATATCCTGGCAATAATTCCTCGAGTTCATATAGCTTATACTTTACGTTATATATATTATTAATGGTATGTGCACAAATACCGCTTTCTTCAGTTTCAAAAAACAAAATTTCTTCCAATGAAAGATAATACTCTGTTTCTCCTTTGTAAAAGGTTATATGCTTTTTTTGCGATAGCAGCTCACCAAGCACAATTTGAATATTTCTAACCTCTTCATTTAATTCATTACATTTAATAATAACTTCATTTTCTTTAATTTCATTATCAAGTTCAACCCGTATTTTCATATTTTCACTCCCCACATCTTTATTATATTTGCTGACTTTTACGTTGTAAACACGATAGCAGTAAGTGGTTAGTTATCACTTGTAAGTGGTACATTTTTATATACTTTGTGCAAAATCTTTGATTTTTCTAAAGCTTTACTTATTATTTATCTATAATAATCTTTAGAAAAAATAACTCTTTTATACTTTTTCTTCTTAATTTTCATAAAAACTATCGTTTAGGGAATTCTATATTAAGAGAATTTAAAGAGAAAGGAAGATTATAATGACTCCAATTACAATAGGTGCAGATGCACCAGATTTTAAAGCAAAGGATAATAAAAAACAGGATATAAAGTTATCTGATTATAAAGGAAAAAAAGTACTTCTTTCTTGGCATCCTCTAGCTTGGACACCAGTATGTACAGATCAAATGCGAGCATTAGAAACTAATTTTGAAAAATTTCAAAATCTTAACACTGTTCCACTAGGATTCAGTGTAGATTCTCAACCTTGCAAAGAAGCATGGGCAACCGTTCTCCAAATTAAAAATGTTAGTCTTCCATCAGATTTTTGGCCTCATGGTAAGATAGCTTCTGACTATGGAATATTTGATGAAACTACTGGAATATCAGGACGTGCCAACATAATCATAAATGAAGATGGTAAAGTACAATGGGTAAAAGTTTACCCATCAGAACAACTTCCAGATATAAATGAAGTTTTACAGGTTTTATCTAATAACCAATAACATATTAACGGAATGATTAAATTGCTTGCTTATGATTTAATAATTTTGTAATTTCATTTATTTATTATTGCTTAGCATACTTTCTAAGCATGAATTATAAAATTGCACATACTAAAAATCCAAGGCTAATGAACCTTGGATTTTCATAATATAAATATATTTCTAAACTCTTTAATGAAAAAATCAACTTTACTTAAAATTATTTATCTTTGTCTAAATTACGCCAGTTACCATCATATCCATAGCTATCGAGCCACTTATAAGTTTTTATTATTTCATTATCCTTTATTTGATATATTGAAAGTCCTCCTTGATGTGGCACGCAATATACATTTTTAGTTGTCTTACCAACCATGTATCCACAGTATTCATCATTATAAGAGCCTGTAAGGCTAAACACATATACATCCTCTACTGGTAGATTCCATTTATCGCTGGCTATGAACTTATTAATATTCCCTTCAAAATATCTTTTTGTCAGCTTAGCACCATATGCAGCATTCATTTTTGAAATATAATTACTGTCTTCTTTTAATATTAAATTTCTTGCTTCTTCAGCTTCCTTAGATGGTTTAATCCAAGTTCCATCTTCATCTAATTCATATCCATCAATTACAGTACCATGTGCCATAGCTCCATCTTGATAAAAATAATGCCAAGTCTCATAATAATTATCTTGCACCCATCCAGTTTTCATATATCCATTTGAATCAAAATAATACGTCTTTCCATTAATGTCTCTCCATCCCTTAGCATATGAATTTCCTTCTGAGTACCACCATCCACTATTATCTTGTCTCCATTCAGCACTGGCTCCGATTGGGCTTAAAACTAATACTGAAATTACTACTAACGCACCAGATATTAACTTTCTCATTTTATTTCCCCCATATTTATTTAGGTACTGTCAAAGTTTTTTATCTAACTAAGGCAGCAACCCTTTAATTTTTCTTATTTTTTATATAAATAACTTGCCACCCCCAAAAAGTTAAGATATTTTATACTTGCAAAACAAAAACACTGAACTAAAAAAGGAGGCAAGCTATTACCATGATTAATAAGTTTCTTCTTGAAACTGTAATTTATCTTATTGAAATTATAAAGTATCTCATGACTTTGCTGGTTGGCAAAAACTTGCTTAAAAGCATTTCGGACGAACCTGTTAAGAAAGAATACCGAAAGCTTCAAGTAGATGATCAACCAATCTTTGATGTTCCCGAAAAACTTAACTATAAGCTTCTAATAGCTGAATATGAGTTTAAGCACGGCAAAGAATTTGCTCCTGTGAAACCTCGCAAAAACAAAGCGTTAGCTCCTAAGGATGTTATCTGTCCTAAGTGTGGTGCTCCACATACCTATCTTTACGATAATAACGGAGGCCGAGGACAATATCTTTGCAAAGTCTGTGATACCACATTCAATCCTAAAAATTACTATCAGAAATCCATAGTGTTAAGATGTCCTCACTGCAGTAAAACACTTGAAAGAATCAAGGCGCGTAAGGATTTCTACGTTTATAAGTGTAAGAATGATAATTGCTCTTTTTACCAAAATAATCTTAAATCAATGACAAAATCTGAAAAACAAGATTTTAAGAAGAATCCTGGTAAGTTCAAAGTTAGATACATATTTAGAGATTTCACTTTTGACTTTAAGCCACTTTCTAAAGAAAGTCCGGTAAAATCAAAGGTTTCTCTTCCAAACATTATGATTTCTTCTTACACCTTAGGACTCATTCTAACTTACTACGTTAACTACGGTTTATCTTCCAGAAAGACAGCTGCATTGCTTAAAGATATTCATGATATTAAAATATCTCATCAAGCAATTTTAAACTATGTTAATGCCGTTTCAATTGTAGTTAAGCCATTTATAGATAACTACGATTATAAACTTTCTGACTCTTTCTGCGGCGATGAAACCTACATAAAAGTTAACGGTAAGTGGAACTATATTTTCTTCTTTTTTGATGCTGTTAAAAAGATTATTCTATCTTACAGAGTATCACCACATAGAGATACCGAAACGGCTGTAAAAGCCATCGATGATGTTCTAAGTAAGTTAAAAGAAATACCTGAAGATCTTAATCTTATAACTGATGGTAACCCTATATATCTTCTTGCACAGCACTTCTTTGCAAGCCATAGTATAAAATTCGATGTTACTCAAGTTATAGGCTTAACCAATAAAGATGAAGTTTCAAAAGAATATAGGCCATTGAAGCAAATTATTGAACGTCTTAACCGAACCTTTAAAGGCAATTATAGAGCTACTACTGGCTTCGGAAGTCCTAACGGGTCGGTTGCATTTGTAACTATGTTTGTGGCATACTTTAACTTTCTAAGACCACATTCTGCCCTTGAAGGCAAAACTCCTGTAATCCTTGAAGAGTTAGAGTCAATGTCCAACATGCCTACTAGATGGTGCAAATTTATTGAACTATCTCAAGACTTTGTTCTAAATAACTGTACAATAACTGCCTAATGATCTAAAGCAGTTGGTGAAACGCACCCTTGACACGCCCACAAAGATAAATGGTAAAATATCTCAATAGGCGGGTCTATTAGTCATGTTCAAAATTATCATTCACCCGTCCTTAACTGCCTAAGACCATTTATCTTTAGGTGTGTCAAGGGCAACTAGCAAACATAATTTAACATTAAATGGTAGTTGGATTGATTTTTCATATATTTTTTACACTACCTTTATTTATAACATGATTTTATGTTATTTATATTTATAAAATACTACTAATTATATTTTATGAATATAGAGTGAAATTTATGAGCTTAAACTGGTTATTAAGATAATTATCGTTGCTTTATTTTGATTTCATTATGCATTCCTCTATGATTGGGATTATTGCAGCATATTCTTAAGAATATATATGGTTTAGAATATATATTCTAGTATTCTTCAGAATATAAATTCTAATATTCTGAAGAATATTTATTTTTTGAGACACATATATCTGTTACAATTCACAATGCACATTTCACAATTACGGCTAAAATTCTTGCAATATTTTTAAGATTATAATAAAGAATTATTTTTGCAATGTATATATTGTAAAAATTTTTATAATAAAACTTTCTAAGCTTTAAACGTTAACCGGCTCGTCTATTTGGATTGAGTTTAGAATTTTCATAAATTCATCACCCATTATGGTTTCTTTGAAAATAAGATGCGATGATATTTTGCCCAAAGCTTCCATATTAGCCTTTAGAAGATTTTTGGCCTTTTCGTAGGATTCATTGATTATATTCATAACCTCACGATCAACTTCAGCAGATATTTCATCTGAACAATTTCTTACTGGTCTGCCGTCAAGATATCTGTTTTGAATTGATTCAAGCCCTATCATACCAAATTTTTCTGACATTCCATACATTGTTACCATTTGTCTTGCAATACTAGTAGCTCTCTCAATATCATTTGAAGCACCTGTAGTTATTTCATTAAACACAAGATCTTCAGCTGCTCTTCCTGCAAGCAGAACAACTATCTGTTCTAGCAATTCATCTTTAGACATAAGGTACTTTTCTTCTTCTGGCATCTGCATAGTATATCCAAGTGCTCCCATTGTTCTTGGAACAATGGTAATCTTATGAACTGGCTGAGTCTTTTTCTGCAGCGCTGAAGCTAATGCATGTCCAACTTCATGAAATGCAACAAGACTTTTCTCATTCTCAGTCATTACTCTATCCTTTTTCTCTTTACCTGCAATTACAGTTTCGACTGCCTCAAATAAATCATCCTGCCTAACCTCATCTCTTCCCATTCTTACAGCTCTTAAAGCAGCTTCATTAACCATGTTTGCAAGATCAGCCCCAACAGCACCAGCAGTAGCAAGTGCTATCTCTTTTAGATTAACACTTTCATCCATTATTATATTCTTGGAATGAACCTTTAATATATTCTCTCTTCCTTTAAGATCTGGTTTATCTACTATAACTCTACGATCAAAACGTCCAGGTCTTAATAGCGCCTTATCAAGGACTTCTGGTCTATTGGTTGCTGCAAGAATAACAACTCCCTTTGAAGAATCGAAGCCATCCATTTCAGCAAGTAACTGGTTTAATGTCTGCTCTCTTTCATCATTTCCACTTATATTACCTTCTCTACTCTTACCTATTGCATCAATTTCATCAATAAAAATAATACATGGTGCTTGCTTTTCTGCCTGAGCAAACAAATCTCTGACTCTTGAAGCTCCAACACCTACAAACATCTCTACAAAACCTGACCCTGAAAGTGAGAAAAATGGTACCTTTGCTTCTCCTGCTACAGCTTTTGCAAGTAATGTCTTACCTGTACCTGGAGGTCCTACTAAAAGTGCACCTTTAGGAAGCTTAGCTCCTATCTTCGTATATCTTTCAGGCTTGTGAAGAAAATCAACTATCTCCTTAAGAGATTCTTTAGCTTCTTCCTGACCTGCTACGTCTTTAAAATATACTCCTGTAGTCTTTTCAACATATACCTTCGCATTACTTTTTCCGACGGACATAAATCCTCCTCCGCCTCCTCCAATTTTATTACTTAAAGACTTCATGAACCAATTACCTAACATATAAAATATAGCAAAAGGTATAATCCATGAAAGTATGAAACCGATAATTGGAGACTGAGTATTTTTTACGGGTGTAGTAAACTTTACATCTGCATTATATAGTTTGTCTACAAGTTGAGGATAGTCTAAGTTGCCAGTATAATATAATTTTTTATTTACAACTGAAGCATCCTCATCACTTTTTGGTGTTATAACAAGCTTGTCACTATAAATCTCAACTGATTCTACTTGTTTATTATTTACCATTGTAAGAAATTCACTATAATCAATTTGTTTATGATTTGACTGAGAAATCAAATTTATAACTATATTTATTACTAATGTAATTATAAGCGCTGCTGTAATGTATTTGGGTAAATCCTTTTTATCAGGCAATCCCTTTTTATTAGGCGTCCCTTTTCTATTTTTAAACATTAACTTTCCTCCTTTAATATTAGAAAATTACATTCTTAACTAAATATCCTGTATTGTATGACTTTAATACGCTCAATGCATGATAATCTATTATTCTCTATCACCGCTTCCCATGAACAAAAATACAAGGTGAAGCAAATTTGCAACAGCAGTTATTGCAGAAGCAACATAAGTCATAGCTGCTGCATTTAGCACCTTTTTTGCAGGAGCCATTTCATTGAAACTAAGTATTCCTTGAGATTCTAATTCTGATATTGCTCTTTTACTTGCATTAAATTCTACTGGTAGAGTTACAAAATAAAATGCTACCGCACCAGTAAAAAACACTATACCTAGTTGTGCAAGCAAAGGAATTTGAAATATTAATCCAAAAATCGCCATATATGGACCTGCCATAGAACCTATATTTGCAATTGGTACAAGTCCACTTCTTAAAGAAAGTGGTGCATATTGTACTTTATGTTGTATTGCATGTCCTGTTTCATGGGCTGCAACACCTATTGCTGCAACAGAATTACTATAATATACTGATTCAGATAATCTTACTACCCTTTTTCCAGATTCATAGTGATCAGTTAAACTACCTGCTGTCGGAACTACAGCTACATCATAAAGTCCATTTCTATCAAGAATTCTCCTTGCAACATCTGCACCAGTAAATCCTCTAGCATTGCCATAATTGCTATATTTGTCAAAGGTTCCTTTTACTTTAAATTGACAATAAAGCGAAAAAGCCAATGCCGGTAAAACTAAAATGATATAATAAATGTCCATGTTTATCCCTCCAATATATTTATTTCATGGTTTTAATTAAACAAAAAAGACCTTTGATCTGATTCAGTAACAACTAAATCGTATCAAAGGTCTTGCTTTCCATTTGGAGTATAGAACCAGGCAGTTTTAATTACCGATTGTTGGCTCTATAGCTTATAAGCTACTCCCCTAAGTTATATGAAGTATATCATACCTTATTATATGGTGTCAATACATATTAATTCACAATCTTCTATTTTATTTTAATTTTCACTACATTCCGACATTTTATAAATGTAACTAATTATTTAGGCACTAGAGAAAGTGTTCACTCCTCAATAAATAGTCACATAGTTTTATAACACTAATTAATCACAATATATATTATTAAATTATTTTATTGATGCCTCATAGATTTCCTTAATTGATTTTGATATTGTCCCATTAAATTCTTCTTCAGTTTGCTGAGCAGTGAGCCCTTGGGATAAAGCTCTTGAAAAACTGGCGATTAATCCATGATTGCGTCCGAGTCTTTCGTTTGCTTCTGCTTGACTATAACCACCTGACAAAGCTACTACTCTGACAACATGTGGCTCATCTATTAAATCAATGTAGAAATTATCTTTAGTTGGTATTGAAAGTTTAAGCATCACTTTTGTTTCTTTATCAAGTTTTGATAGCTGCTCTAAAATTTCAAGTTTCAAAAGTTTTTCAGATTCTTCCTTATCGGTACTATGGATGTCAACTTCTGGCTCAATAATAGGAACAAGACCTGCTTCTACAATCTGTTTACCAATTTCAAATTGCTGCTCAACTAACATTTTAATTCCTTTAGCATTTGCTTCCTTAATAACTGAGCGCATTTTTGTTCCAAAAATATTTTTTTCTACTGCTTGCTTTAAAAGGTCATCTAAGCTACTTATTGGTTTCATAAGCTGAACACCATTGTTAATTTCAGCTAAGCCTTTATCAACCTTTAAGAAAGGGACAATATTTTTTTCCTTCCAAAGGTAATCAGGTGTATATTGATTATCAATAGTACGATACATTGTGTCTTCAAATAATATAGCACCCAAAATATATTCTGAAGTAAATGCCGGACTCTTTATTATGCGTTTTCTCATTTCATGCACTAAGTCAAACATTTCTTCTTCATTGGAATAACTGTCTTCCTTAATCCCATACTCAAGTAATGCTTTTGGAGTACTGCCACCACTTTGATCTAAAGCTGCAATAAACCCTTTACCTGTATGTATTCGGTTTATTTGATTTTCATTCATCTAATTCTCCTCCTTCTCCTTATCTTAGATTAGAATCATGTCTTACTTTTTATTATAGTGTCTTTCTCTATTAATTATGCGTTTGCTAATATCATAAATTTAAGTGCTTCTCTAATAATTATCACTTTTAGCTATGGTCCTTATATTTTATCGCACGAATAAATTATCATAATATAATCCGTATCCATTTATATCCAATAATTTCATGCAGAAATATTCATATCTAAATTGAAATAACTTAATAAAATATAAAAAGACTAAAAATTTAACATAATCTGCAATCACTATAAATAAAGCTCAAAGGACTTATATAATTTCTTTGAGCTTTATTATTATTTATAAATTCACATATAGGTGATCAATTATTATCGAAACTAATGAGTAATTGAATACTTTTTTATGAATTACGCATAACTAATGTTGGAATATATTAAAATGATTAATTCTATTGAGTAAATTACTTAATTCAGCTCCTTCAAAGGAACTTATTTCACTAGTAAATTTTGCTTTAAATATACTATGGAAGGGGAAATATCTTATGAAAAAATCTACTATAGTGCTTTTTATATTTTTATTATTATCATTTACTAATTTAGCCCAAAATGTCAGTGCTGCTCCCATAGTTCTAAATCAAGGCATTTATAATGTAAGAGATTCTAACTTAACAATTGGATCTCCTATGACAGTTAAACTTAATGATCCTAACGGCAGAGTTATTATTTTTGTTATTGACAATAATCAATACATAAGAGAACTTGCAAGGCTAGATTCCCAATCAAACGAACAAACTCTTAAACCTTTCAACTATGGCTATTCAGTTATAATTTTTGGGAATACTCCTGTTACTTTCTCCTAAAAACTTTCTCGATTCATATACTTTAAATTTTTTCTACAATAGCAGCAATATAATTTCAAAACAAAAAGCAGTAGTTTAACTTTTAATCTACTGCTTTTAAATGTATTTACTCGACAGTGAATTTTATATTTATTTCACATACTCATGTTATAAGTGAAATAGAGCATAAGATAATGCAGCCAAGTTAATGACTGCACTTAATGGGATCTAAGGTAAAAATTGAAGATAATTCAACTATAATCTTCTTCCTTCATCCCTATCTTGTCCATATTAGTTTTATCATCTTTTAAAAGTAGATCTAAAAATATTTTAGCACTTTCTTCTGGAGTTGCTTTCGTTCCGCAACCTACTAGCATTATTGTTACCATCATAACAGCTAACAATAATGTAGAAATTCTTAACTAGAGCGCCTCACTTGCTTTACTCACTTTTTGCTATAAGCATACATTATAAACTATAATATAAGTTGTTGGAAAATACAGGACTCGAACCTGTGGAGCTTTTACACTCACTAGCTTAGTAAGCCAGCCCATTAAACCACTCTGACAATTTTCCATATAAGAGCATATTATTTAATTGTTCTCCTTAGTAATTCATTGTACTCATTCAGTGCAAAGTTTAATCTTCTACACGCTCTAATCACCTCCACATCTAATGAATTTTCTTCATCGCCCATAATTTTGCATAAGGCTTGTCTCATTCTACTAATCATCATCTCTTTTTCTTTTAAATGTTCCAAATATTTACCACCTTTACTTTTTTATTAGTATAACCTCTAAATGGTAAAATTTATGTATCACTTGTTACATAAATAGGTTGTGGCTAAAATATTCATATTATTTACATATATTCTATGTATAACCTCAGAACTTCAAATGTAATTACTTAATATGATGAACGCATGAAAGTTATATATTTCTGGATTAATAATTCCACATCTGTTTTATAACCTAATTTTCTATTGTTCTCTGTGCATATTGTTTAACATTTCTTAAGTGTATCTAATATATTAAAAGTAAATGAGGTGTTTATGATGCCAAATAATGAAAATGAAATTTTTTATATCGTTGGCGCTATACTTACTATATTAGTTAATGTGCCAGAGATTGTAAGACAAATAAATATTAATTTAAAGTTCAATGAATCTATAAAGCACCATAAAATACTATGATTAATATGCAGAAAAAGCGCTTAGAATAA from the Clostridium beijerinckii genome contains:
- a CDS encoding LiaF transmembrane domain-containing protein; the encoded protein is MKKERVFWGILFILAGIFMVISKLGYFPGVNAFSLILTVFLVVIIAKSIPHLNFSGILFPIAFICIIYAKQLGITAITPWTVLMAALFGSIGLSMIFHKHVSWIHHKHVHEDYKFEKIDIEDEGNIIFRNSFGACIKYINTNEFEQADLNCSFGAMKVYFDNAVMSSENAIVRVNASFSGVELYIPRTWKVDNKTNVFLGSVDEKNRNNERSTNTLTLVGDVSFSGVEIIYI
- a CDS encoding LytTR family DNA-binding domain-containing protein, whose protein sequence is MKIRVELDNEIKENEVIIKCNELNEEVRNIQIVLGELLSQKKHITFYKGETEYYLSLEEILFFETEESGICAHTINNIYNVKYKLYELEELLPGYFMRVSKSTILNTNHIYSITKSISSSSRVEFQNTHKQVYVSRYYYKPLKIKLLEKRK
- a CDS encoding redoxin domain-containing protein is translated as MTPITIGADAPDFKAKDNKKQDIKLSDYKGKKVLLSWHPLAWTPVCTDQMRALETNFEKFQNLNTVPLGFSVDSQPCKEAWATVLQIKNVSLPSDFWPHGKIASDYGIFDETTGISGRANIIINEDGKVQWVKVYPSEQLPDINEVLQVLSNNQ
- a CDS encoding cell wall-binding protein; this encodes MRKLISGALVVISVLVLSPIGASAEWRQDNSGWWYSEGNSYAKGWRDINGKTYYFDSNGYMKTGWVQDNYYETWHYFYQDGAMAHGTVIDGYELDEDGTWIKPSKEAEEARNLILKEDSNYISKMNAAYGAKLTKRYFEGNINKFIASDKWNLPVEDVYVFSLTGSYNDEYCGYMVGKTTKNVYCVPHQGGLSIYQIKDNEIIKTYKWLDSYGYDGNWRNLDKDK
- a CDS encoding DDE-type integrase/transposase/recombinase, with translation MINKFLLETVIYLIEIIKYLMTLLVGKNLLKSISDEPVKKEYRKLQVDDQPIFDVPEKLNYKLLIAEYEFKHGKEFAPVKPRKNKALAPKDVICPKCGAPHTYLYDNNGGRGQYLCKVCDTTFNPKNYYQKSIVLRCPHCSKTLERIKARKDFYVYKCKNDNCSFYQNNLKSMTKSEKQDFKKNPGKFKVRYIFRDFTFDFKPLSKESPVKSKVSLPNIMISSYTLGLILTYYVNYGLSSRKTAALLKDIHDIKISHQAILNYVNAVSIVVKPFIDNYDYKLSDSFCGDETYIKVNGKWNYIFFFFDAVKKIILSYRVSPHRDTETAVKAIDDVLSKLKEIPEDLNLITDGNPIYLLAQHFFASHSIKFDVTQVIGLTNKDEVSKEYRPLKQIIERLNRTFKGNYRATTGFGSPNGSVAFVTMFVAYFNFLRPHSALEGKTPVILEELESMSNMPTRWCKFIELSQDFVLNNCTITA
- the ftsH gene encoding ATP-dependent zinc metalloprotease FtsH, with the translated sequence MFKNRKGTPNKKGLPDKKDLPKYITAALIITLVINIVINLISQSNHKQIDYSEFLTMVNNKQVESVEIYSDKLVITPKSDEDASVVNKKLYYTGNLDYPQLVDKLYNADVKFTTPVKNTQSPIIGFILSWIIPFAIFYMLGNWFMKSLSNKIGGGGGGFMSVGKSNAKVYVEKTTGVYFKDVAGQEEAKESLKEIVDFLHKPERYTKIGAKLPKGALLVGPPGTGKTLLAKAVAGEAKVPFFSLSGSGFVEMFVGVGASRVRDLFAQAEKQAPCIIFIDEIDAIGKSREGNISGNDEREQTLNQLLAEMDGFDSSKGVVILAATNRPEVLDKALLRPGRFDRRVIVDKPDLKGRENILKVHSKNIIMDESVNLKEIALATAGAVGADLANMVNEAALRAVRMGRDEVRQDDLFEAVETVIAGKEKKDRVMTENEKSLVAFHEVGHALASALQKKTQPVHKITIVPRTMGALGYTMQMPEEEKYLMSKDELLEQIVVLLAGRAAEDLVFNEITTGASNDIERATSIARQMVTMYGMSEKFGMIGLESIQNRYLDGRPVRNCSDEISAEVDREVMNIINESYEKAKNLLKANMEALGKISSHLIFKETIMGDEFMKILNSIQIDEPVNV
- a CDS encoding zinc metallopeptidase, translating into MDIYYIILVLPALAFSLYCQFKVKGTFDKYSNYGNARGFTGADVARRILDRNGLYDVAVVPTAGSLTDHYESGKRVVRLSESVYYSNSVAAIGVAAHETGHAIQHKVQYAPLSLRSGLVPIANIGSMAGPYMAIFGLIFQIPLLAQLGIVFFTGAVAFYFVTLPVEFNASKRAISELESQGILSFNEMAPAKKVLNAAAMTYVASAITAVANLLHLVFLFMGSGDRE
- a CDS encoding fructose bisphosphate aldolase gives rise to the protein MNENQINRIHTGKGFIAALDQSGGSTPKALLEYGIKEDSYSNEEEMFDLVHEMRKRIIKSPAFTSEYILGAILFEDTMYRTIDNQYTPDYLWKEKNIVPFLKVDKGLAEINNGVQLMKPISSLDDLLKQAVEKNIFGTKMRSVIKEANAKGIKMLVEQQFEIGKQIVEAGLVPIIEPEVDIHSTDKEESEKLLKLEILEQLSKLDKETKVMLKLSIPTKDNFYIDLIDEPHVVRVVALSGGYSQAEANERLGRNHGLIASFSRALSQGLTAQQTEEEFNGTISKSIKEIYEASIK
- a CDS encoding Spo0E family sporulation regulatory protein-aspartic acid phosphatase → MEHLKEKEMMISRMRQALCKIMGDEENSLDVEVIRACRRLNFALNEYNELLRRTIK